In Bos taurus isolate L1 Dominette 01449 registration number 42190680 breed Hereford chromosome 10, ARS-UCD2.0, whole genome shotgun sequence, the genomic window TCTCCCCGCAACAATGTGTGACCCACAGATAGCGGGGCTGACTCTACCATGCCATTCTACACCATCAAAGAAACTtgagcgggcttccctggtggctcagcggtaaagaaccctcctgccgatgcaggagacgtgggtttgatccctgagtcaggaagatctcctggagaaggaaatggcaacccactccaatattctcacgtAGGAAATCCAAtggcaaaggagcctgatgggctatataatccatggggtcacagaaaactggacacgacttagtgactaaacaagggACATCTATGGATTCTGGTATCCTGGAGAGAAGGGGAGGTCCTGGAGCCACCCCCAGGAATACCAAGGTACAGCCCTGCTATCAAATTGTGCCTACCACCATCAGGCACAAACCGTATGTATATGCTTTATGTATTTGACAAATTTTAGAaatcattatgttttatttaaaagattataaATCTCAAAGATAGGCAAAAGAAAATTTGTGCTAAAACATCTTATTAACAAGAATGAAAGACAGTCATTATAGTAATAAAAAGGATATCAGCTTTAGCAAAGTCTCTTATCCCACACTGAGGTAATCCTGGTGTGTTCTGCATGTAGAAATCCAAGTAAAACCAATGGGCAAGTTCAATCTGAAAACACACTCGGATAGCATTGTCTCTTTCCTCGCTGGGAATATGCAAAATAAATCGGctgtcaaaaacaaaaaacatacaaaaattacATTTACAAACCATAACAATTCATTTTAACCTTTTAATTGCTTCATTCCTGACCCACCAACACAAAAACAGACCAAAAGCAGTACTGATCAAGGAAGCAAAattggcaggaaagtgaaagtgtttgttagtcgctcagtctgtccaactctttgcgaccccatgggctgtagcctctgtccatggaattctccgggcaagaaggctggagtgggttgccattcctttctccaggggatcttcccgacccagggatcaaacccaggtctcctgcactgcaggcagattctttaccatctgagccatcagggaaaccaggGAAAATGAGTTATGAATCATAACACAGTTTTTTTAAGAGGCCATCTATCCTCTGTTCACAAGTAGAGATTAAGAGCTCACTAACAATAAATTACAGGTGAgcaagaaaacaaacttgtgggacttccctgaggtccagtggttaagactccatgcttccactgaaaCAGGCACAGATTTCATCCATGGCTGGGGAGCTaacatcccacaagccatgtggtgtggacaaaaaaaagaaagaaaaaaaaaaaatactaggatTCCCTCCCATGTCTGGtaacattttcaaagaatatatgcaaataaattcatACACTCAAATAGAAAAGATATTAACTGTTTAATCTTTATATTTACAGTACTACAAAGAAATGTAAAAGCAACCATTAATAGACCAGACTTCCCAAAGAGCTCATCTGAAGAAACTGAGTTCAAAATAACTTTCAAACacactcactttaaaaaaaaaaaatctaaactgtCTTTTCTAAGTACATTCAGAGGGAGGAAGAAACAGttaactatattatatatagttatagtacactatattatatatacaatatacaccatattatacatacaaatgtatatgtatgattAAGATAATGAACCCCTTTTTTGTGCAACAAACCAAAATTTATGTGATTTATAGGACACATTAAGCAACCACCATTAACATTCTTCCATGCTTAACTTAGCATTTTCTGTAACCTTTTTCTAGTGACTTTTAGAGATAGAATGAATTACATAAAAGAAACCCACTGGTGtctacagttattttttaaaattaaaaatagcatcACCCAATTTGATCACTCACACGACCAGTCCACCACCTCTCTGGCACTAgcttcgtggaagacaatttttccatggactgggacaagggggatggtttggggacgattcaagtgcattacatttactgtgccttttatttctatcattattatGACATccgctccacctcagatcaccaggcaCAGATCCCAGCCTCTGGGGCCTCTGACCTACACTATTCACTAGTTGTAACATTAGTGATAAATGTTCTTTGCTGTTTTCAAGTTTCAAATCAAATCTCAAAACAATgctgtaaaaattataaaaatatatcattccaATAGGGAACTGGATAAGTGGAAGTTAAGACAAATGTATGTACAATAATCTAGAAAAACAATGGGGAAATGAGCCTAAACCACATCTATATTAAGAACAAGACAGGTAACATGCAACCCTGATGGCATTatctaaaacataaaaatctCTTCCACGTGGCATTTAAGATCCAGTGCCTGCTCACCTGCACAGCCTCTGTCCCTCTGTAAAGTTCTTTATACCCAGTGACACCTGATTCTTAGAAATGTACTAAATCACCATCCACATActatctctctcctctccttttcttatAATTCATTCCTCATGACTTACTTATAGGTCATGAGGAATGACTTATGAATTACctacttcattcatttcttctaaTTCATTCCTCATGACTTACAAACACTGCGTCTCCTACAGTGGTAGGTATATCAGACTCCTCTGAATAGATTTATATACTCTTTCAGTTCCTACTCCATTAAAGCAACTATCTGATTTTTATTACTGCGTGCATGCTCaatcgccaagtcatgtccaagactttgcaccccatggactgtagtccgccaggctcctctgtccataggatttttcaggcaagagtactagagtggtttgccatttccttctccaggggatctttccgacccagacatcaaacccacgtctcctgcattgcaggccaattctttaccaccattACTGTCCATAAACTGTTTCACTAAGATAAGGTgctgaaatcagtcctgaatattcattggaatatcgatgctgaagctgaaactccaatactttggcacctgatgcaaagaattgactcactagaaaagaccctgacgctgggaaagattgaaggcgggaggagaaggggacaacagaggatgagatggttggatggcatcacttgacagacatgagtctgaataaactctaggagttggtgatggacagggaggcctggcgtgctgcagtccatgcggtcgcagagtcggacacaactgagcgaatgaactaaCTGATCTTTGCGTATTTTTATTCCTATAGTCTAGCAAATTGTCTGACACATACTAGAGTAACATACTGGCAGTTACACTTTATCTTTGAAATATAAGATGGAGTAAGCATGTTCCACTCTGTCCTTCCCACAAAATGCAGCTATGAATGAAATACACAGACCAGCTGTTTGAGGACTGTGAAAAGTGAACAGCAGCAGGAAGATTGAGGAGGATGACAAATATCTGAATTTACCATTTTTCCACCCTCCAGTATCCCTAAGGTGAACTGGGGGTTAGAAGTGAGCTCCAGGAGCCCTCAAGTTCTGCCTCAAGGATCAAGATAGGAATCTAAAGGAATCTCTCCACGCTTAGAGACAGTGAGGGAAATTCCCCCTCTCCTCCATTCTCTCATGCCACAGTACCAAGCAATGCCATACTGGTTAGAGCTGGCAGCAAGTGACTACAACAGGGATCCGCAGAAGTTAAAACTTTGTTGGACAAGAACCTTCCTCTCCGATCACAAGAACTGTGCAGTCCCAACAGAGTAGGGTCAACATccattgcttatttttcttctaatCTCCAGCCATGTGGTCCCAGGCATGAGAGAGTCACAAGAAACATGGTAAAGTGGCTTTCGGTTTCTGCCATTTTTCAATATTCTACACACCATTCTCCTCTCTCCATCGTCCCAACAAATGGTATCTTAGTTTACTTTTTCAGCACTACTGACATCTGGAGCACATAACTCTATGTTGAGAGGAGCTATGCTGTATGCTCTCGATGTTCAGCAGCATCCATAGCCTTTGCTTATTAGGTATCAACAGCCCTCTCCACAAAGCTGCAACAACCAAAAGGATCTCCAGTCACTGCCAAACGTTCCTCGAGAGGAGCAAAACTCAGTCCCAGTCTATAACCACAGCGTTAGATCAGCATTCAAGTCTTCACACTGTGATTCTATAAATACAATTCACAACTAAGCCGCATGATAAGCCAcagttttttcccattttaaaaattacttaatttaGCTGCGtggggtctcagttgtggcacatgggatctttcagcTGTAGCATGCAAACTCTCAGCAGGAGCATGCAggagtctagttccctgaccagagctcgaacctgggccccctgcgttggcagcagagtcttagctgctagaccaccagggaagtccttgatttCCCTCTGAAGCACAATCAAAAGTTCTCCCACTAATTAATAAATGTCTTGTCATTGCTTTACTTCCTCTGCATCTGTCAGTAACTCAATCTTTCACTAGTTTTCTAAGCTCTTTTCTCGAGGTGTTCATTCAGACACACCAGTTCCATCTTAGACTATCCCTGAGCCTTGTGACCTGCTCCAATCTGGAGTGACTGTCCCTGCATCTGCTACACGTCTGTCATCCTACGCTGTCCGCTCACTAGCATCCTCTGGTTCCCACGTTTCTGGCCTACACTAGACCTCATGTTCTTACACCCTGTCTTCCTCCTGATTAAGGTACTTCCTTATTTTCACTTAGTACCACCTTCCACGCCTTCTGGACAAAGAATGCAGGAGAGATAAATATGAAGACATAGtgaatttgaaaatatctttatccTCACACTTGACAATTTGGCTAGGTAAAGAATTCCAGGTTGGAAATCATTTTCCTTCGGAATCCTGAAGACAGTGCTCTTTCCTGCCAGCCTACAATTTTGATGTGTTAGACTGAAGCCACCTCAATTCCTTTGTCCAACCTTTTTTCTCACTGGAAGCTTCCAGCTTCTTCCTTCTGTCCTTCATGTTCTAAAATTCCCTAGCTGTCTCTTTTCCATCCACTgtatcactcactcaatggacttCATCTACTTGGAAGCTCACCTCCTTCAGTACTGTAAGACTTGTGCAATGATCCTTTGAGTCTCCAATTTTCTCTGTTATGTCCTACCTCTAGCTTCTAAAACCCTTACTTTCTGGGAAACAGTCTCTTGCAAGCCACCTACTGGGCTTTTTGTTTCTACTCTCATATTTAAAATTCCAAAGGCTATTTTTAATTGCTTAAATTATGTTTTCATAGATTATTCTATTACATGACTATAAAAACCTCTCTCTCTAAGGagtagttttgggttttttttcttctcctaccTGCACAGTTTGATTCTTTCCAgttgtttttccttctcattgCTAGTTTTAAGGTCTACATTCTGCGTTGAGGCCTATTTCAGATATTCATACTTAATGCAACAGACCACAAAGCTTTCTTAGGAGGCTTCTCAAACATGAGGGACCATTAAAGGGGATTAGGCTGAGCCATTTGATAGAGTAACTTCCAATGTCAGTATCTTCAGGTGTTTCCTCATGGGCTAGTCAGATCACCTAGACAAAAACCTTCCGATCCGTCAGGAGGCAAAGGCCAGGCTGCCACTTTCTGGGAGCCGAGCAGGGGAAGAGGGACGGCTTCCAGGATGTGCACAGTACTCGCCACCTCATCTCTGCCGCCTTCCAACATCCTCTCATTCTGAGCAGAGTGACCACTACAATATTCGCTCTGTCACAAGTCTGTCGGGTCTGCTAAGCCACACACCACtttcacttctgctgtatagcTTCCAAATTTTGTGGCTCATCTCTTCATCCATTCTTCCCTTTCTTGTGGGGTTatacatttgaaattttttaCCTTTTAGTGGAGCAGATGCTTGTGCACAATCTACTATCTTTAACTAGAAATCCATATGACAACACATTTCGGGAGGATACTCACCACGATCTAAAATGGGTACAAAAACACCCAAAACAGAGAAATGCAATCCCAGTCCCATCCCAGTCCAGAGAAGTCCTGCAGATACACTGCAAGATgagaataaaacttttaaaaaggctAACATAACAGCAAAGTCTATTAGTAGGAGACCATCCACACTTCGTTCATTCCTGACAGTCAGGAGTTTTCCTACAAAAGGTAGGGGAGGGAGAACAACACCCAAGACTCTTGCCTAACTTTAGAAAACAGGTTTGAGTGTTGGCACACCAAAACAAAACTCCTGCACACTGGTATTCAAAGGTTCCCCACCGTTTATGAGCCAGCTCCCTATCTATTCTCATAAAGAAGCCTCTACAGCCCCATCTTAAACATCTTAAAAAACCACCCAACGTTTCAGGAAAACCTAattcaagacaaagaaaaaattaaactcattttaaaaaactggCTCTGAAGAAAAGTGTTGTCAAGGATATCTCCTGGAACCTGATACTGCAAGTGTGGGCCCTGGGCCACCTGGAAACCTAACTGTGAGAAGAGAAACATTTCAGTCAGACATTTCAGTCCCATACAGGCTCAGAAAGCTTGCTCCCTAATGATCCTCTCAAAGAAACAACTTTAGAATGTAAATCAGCAaaacaagaatgaaaataaagcataaaCAGGATTCAGAGAGAAGAGACACAACCTGggagagctgggaaaaggaattCTAGTTCAGCGCAGATTGGACTAGACGGTGAAGATCTCCAAGACAGCATTCCCTAGGAAAAAAGGATTCAGCAGAAGAGCAGATGGTACAACTGAGAGCAAGACCAAGGATATCTAAGGAGCAAATAAGGGTGTGATGGTGGAAGGCAGCTAGAAACTACGGGCATTTTCAGGGAGAAGGGTAAATGTACAAGAGAATCACAGTCCACACATGAAGCAAAGTTAGAACAAAAGGGGGAAAATATTAAAGAACAGTTAGAAGGAACCAGGGGATAAGGAACAAAGCATATGCGTctttatccaaaagaaaaaactaaaaggtATCATTTAGAGCAATTTGCAGAATATAAGAAAGAAGAATTTACTTGGTCATTCTCTCTCAAGATTCTTAAAAAAGGATCTTGACTATGTTCAGAATCCTAGCCATTGTAGACTTGCCTCTACTATGAAAAGTATTTACAGTCATGACGTATAACAAATGCCTTTATTATTGTTCACCCCCTACAATCAACCAGTAGCAGAATGTTTAAGATTTCATAATGTTACAAAATGTAACATAAATACTATCGATCTTAATTTGTAAGTCACCTGGATAGAAGCTGAGGGAGTAGGTAAGAAAAGAAACGGAAGAAATGATGGGGCACTAACTGCCTCACCCTACCAAATACAGACTCAAGAGACACTGATGTtcacagaa contains:
- the DCP2 gene encoding m7GpppN-mRNA hydrolase isoform 3 (isoform 3 is encoded by transcript variant 3), with translation METKRVEIPGSVLDDLCSRFILHIPSEERDNAIRVCFQIELAHWFYLDFYMQNTPGLPQCGIRDFAKADCLCYYYSHT